One genomic window of Novosphingobium aureum includes the following:
- the ftsZ gene encoding cell division protein FtsZ: MSINIGLPAIDELRPRIVVIGVGGAGGNAIANMIEAQIEGVDFIVANTDAQALNNSIAETRVQLGPEITQGLGAGSRPEVGRAAAEETLEEIGRLLEGVHMVFIAAGMGGGTGTGAAPIIAQAAREKGILTVGVVSKPFLFEGTRRMRSAEAGIEELQKNVDTLIVIPNQNLFLVAKAETTFKEAFQLADEVLQQGVRSITDLMIMPGLINLDFADVRSVMGEMGKAMMGTGEGEGPNRALEAAEHAIANPLLDGVSMQGAKGVIISIIGGDDMKLLEVDEAANHIRELVDSDANIIWGSAFNPDLQGKIRVSVVATGIEQTAEQAEIASRPAASMGSSRGPMRSGIQTPQAPATPAPAPQAAPAPAAEPEPLDLDTPAAEETEGSQPFAPRPFSPSAELELGAGEELGDEGAQDKPQAPVPSAYSPLGGGQARPLDFGRPQAPAAPRAPETRQDELLLDGGETPEEAPKSPAVAPPRPAGAGGGSTLFERMTSLSRNKAAGNERPASPGAGQGSNEDGDSASLNIPRFLNRQNNQ, encoded by the coding sequence ATGAGCATTAACATCGGACTGCCGGCGATCGACGAACTGCGGCCGCGCATCGTTGTCATCGGCGTAGGCGGCGCGGGCGGCAACGCGATCGCCAACATGATCGAGGCCCAGATCGAGGGCGTCGACTTCATCGTCGCCAATACCGATGCCCAGGCCCTCAACAACTCGATCGCGGAAACCCGCGTCCAGCTCGGGCCCGAGATCACGCAGGGCCTCGGCGCAGGCTCGCGTCCCGAGGTCGGCCGTGCCGCCGCCGAGGAAACGCTCGAGGAAATCGGCCGCCTGCTCGAGGGCGTGCACATGGTCTTCATCGCCGCTGGCATGGGCGGCGGCACCGGCACCGGCGCTGCACCGATCATCGCCCAGGCCGCGCGCGAGAAGGGCATCCTGACCGTCGGCGTCGTCTCCAAGCCGTTCCTGTTCGAAGGCACGCGCCGCATGCGCTCGGCCGAAGCGGGCATCGAGGAACTGCAGAAGAACGTCGACACGCTGATCGTCATTCCCAACCAGAACCTGTTCCTCGTCGCCAAGGCGGAGACCACTTTCAAGGAGGCCTTCCAGCTCGCCGACGAAGTGCTCCAGCAGGGCGTGCGCTCGATCACCGACCTGATGATCATGCCCGGCCTCATCAACCTCGACTTCGCCGACGTGCGCTCGGTCATGGGCGAGATGGGCAAGGCGATGATGGGCACCGGCGAGGGCGAAGGCCCCAACCGCGCGCTCGAGGCCGCCGAACACGCCATCGCCAACCCGCTGCTCGACGGCGTGTCGATGCAGGGCGCGAAGGGCGTCATCATCTCGATCATCGGCGGCGACGACATGAAGCTGCTCGAGGTGGACGAGGCCGCCAACCACATCCGCGAACTGGTCGATTCGGACGCCAATATCATCTGGGGTTCGGCCTTCAATCCCGACCTTCAGGGCAAGATCCGCGTCTCGGTCGTCGCGACCGGCATCGAGCAGACCGCCGAGCAGGCCGAGATCGCCTCGCGTCCGGCTGCCAGCATGGGGTCCTCGCGCGGTCCGATGCGCTCGGGCATCCAGACCCCGCAGGCACCCGCGACCCCGGCTCCGGCCCCGCAGGCTGCGCCCGCTCCGGCTGCCGAGCCCGAACCGCTCGACCTCGACACCCCGGCCGCAGAAGAGACCGAAGGCTCGCAGCCCTTCGCGCCGCGTCCCTTCTCGCCTTCGGCGGAGCTCGAACTCGGTGCCGGTGAGGAACTGGGCGACGAAGGCGCGCAGGACAAGCCGCAGGCTCCTGTACCGAGCGCCTATTCGCCGCTCGGTGGCGGTCAGGCCCGTCCGCTCGACTTCGGTCGCCCGCAGGCGCCAGCTGCACCGCGTGCTCCCGAGACCCGTCAGGACGAACTGCTGCTCGACGGTGGCGAGACTCCCGAGGAAGCTCCCAAGTCGCCGGCGGTCGCCCCGCCGCGTCCCGCAGGTGCCGGTGGCGGTTCGACCCTGTTCGAGCGCATGACCAGCCTCTCGCGCAACAAGGCAGCTGGCAACGAACGCCCGGCGAGCCCCGGCGCAGGGCAGGGCAGCAACGAGGATGGCGACAGCGCCTCGCTGAACATCCCGCGCTTCCTCAACCGCCAGAACAACCAGTAA